A single genomic interval of Spirosoma taeanense harbors:
- a CDS encoding DUF5686 and carboxypeptidase-like regulatory domain-containing protein, whose protein sequence is MKHFLRIALAVSVLLIGWGPSTTNAQTTINGRVTDAATGEGIPFASIAVKGTTAGTTSNADGRYSLRLTQTADSLQVLSLGYATRSYAILRQPSQTIDAQLTSTATSLQEVKIYAKGGDPAYRILRETVRRRDQFDPARLLAYEYESYTKIEGYINNFGGKRKNNRRPGPISRLLGKLPAITDENGQPAVPVFISETFSNVYARSNPDKIKERVMKSHVTGVGVSDGGLIAQLTGASFQQYNFYRNSLYVLRKDIPSPVGSQWETVYTFRLKDTVALGEAVCYEIEFEPNRATDLAFAGTVWVDTLQLALAQIDARVDKRANINFVDELHIEQEWSATASGLRFPTQTQVTIDTDEPAPHAPGALIRFFATARHITENRPKETGFYDPAIELDDDYRNADATFWQRVRPDSLSADEWRAMRVVDSVRNVPLVKVTGEIIKLGVLGYKPLGNLHLDLGPLLYSYAYNSVEGNRFRLGLRTNTGFSRKWLLSGYLAYGTRDQAFKYSANIEYILHRKPWTVLGVRRSYDLERIGISTDNIGDNSLFAAYSRFGTIRRPYFQEDNLLYFRRELGRGFTQTLALRNRTFEPQFPFAFRPQLQDNDQTIRSGYRVTELISETRFAPDEVMLQNDNLRVSAGATRKPIFTLRYTAGVREVLGGDFAYHRVALNMKHSFRMGVLGRTYYTIGGGIIPSTVPYPLLYTPLGNESIFYVGNAYNLMNYFEFVCDRWATVQFEHNFGGLLFNRLPVLRQLKWRELVTAQVLVGSVSQANLATIPALDAQGRSVEGFNSLNRTPYIELGYGIDNIFKVLRVDAIHRLTYRDNLGRTGVPVTPFAIKISGWLSF, encoded by the coding sequence ATGAAGCATTTTTTACGGATCGCCCTAGCGGTTAGTGTTCTATTGATCGGGTGGGGGCCGTCGACAACGAATGCCCAGACGACGATCAATGGGCGCGTAACCGATGCGGCTACCGGCGAGGGGATTCCGTTTGCCAGTATTGCCGTAAAAGGAACAACGGCGGGCACGACCTCCAATGCCGATGGCCGCTATTCGCTCCGATTAACCCAGACGGCCGACTCGCTCCAGGTGCTTAGCCTCGGTTACGCTACCCGTTCGTATGCCATTCTTCGCCAGCCCAGCCAGACCATCGACGCGCAATTAACCTCAACGGCTACCAGTCTTCAGGAGGTGAAAATTTACGCCAAAGGGGGCGATCCTGCCTACCGGATTCTACGCGAAACGGTACGTCGGCGGGACCAGTTCGACCCGGCCCGGCTTCTGGCCTACGAATACGAGAGCTATACCAAAATTGAAGGCTATATAAACAACTTCGGTGGTAAGCGGAAAAACAACCGCCGACCGGGACCAATCAGCCGGTTGCTGGGTAAGCTGCCGGCCATTACGGATGAAAACGGCCAGCCCGCCGTGCCCGTCTTTATCTCTGAAACGTTCTCGAATGTCTATGCGCGCAGCAACCCCGACAAAATAAAGGAACGGGTGATGAAGTCGCACGTAACGGGTGTGGGCGTCAGCGATGGCGGCCTGATTGCCCAACTGACAGGCGCTTCGTTTCAGCAGTATAATTTTTATCGCAACTCGCTTTACGTCCTGCGGAAAGACATTCCCTCGCCAGTGGGCAGCCAGTGGGAAACGGTCTATACATTCCGCCTGAAGGACACGGTTGCGCTCGGTGAGGCTGTCTGCTACGAAATCGAGTTCGAGCCTAATCGCGCTACCGATCTGGCCTTTGCCGGAACGGTCTGGGTCGATACGCTGCAACTGGCTTTGGCTCAGATTGACGCGCGGGTTGACAAGCGTGCCAATATCAATTTCGTGGACGAACTGCACATTGAGCAGGAGTGGAGCGCGACGGCGTCGGGCCTGCGCTTTCCAACGCAGACGCAGGTCACGATTGATACCGACGAACCGGCTCCCCATGCACCGGGCGCGCTGATCCGCTTTTTCGCGACGGCCCGCCACATTACCGAAAACAGGCCTAAGGAGACCGGCTTTTATGATCCGGCGATCGAACTGGACGATGACTACCGGAATGCCGACGCGACCTTCTGGCAGCGCGTTCGACCCGATTCACTCTCGGCCGACGAGTGGCGGGCCATGCGGGTAGTTGATTCGGTACGTAACGTGCCGCTCGTGAAGGTGACCGGCGAGATTATCAAACTGGGCGTACTGGGCTACAAGCCGTTGGGCAATCTGCATCTGGACCTCGGGCCGCTACTGTATTCCTATGCCTATAACTCGGTGGAGGGAAATCGCTTCCGGCTGGGTCTGCGCACCAACACGGGCTTCAGCCGAAAATGGCTGCTGAGCGGTTATCTGGCCTATGGCACCCGCGATCAGGCATTCAAATACAGCGCCAACATCGAATATATCCTGCACCGGAAACCCTGGACCGTTCTGGGCGTCCGGCGAAGTTATGATCTGGAGCGAATAGGTATCTCCACCGACAATATTGGGGATAACTCTCTGTTTGCGGCCTATTCCCGCTTTGGAACGATCCGCCGGCCGTATTTTCAGGAGGATAACCTGCTGTATTTCCGGCGCGAGCTGGGGCGGGGATTCACCCAGACGCTGGCGTTACGTAACCGGACGTTTGAGCCGCAGTTTCCGTTTGCGTTCCGGCCGCAGCTTCAGGATAACGACCAGACCATTCGCAGCGGCTACCGCGTAACCGAGCTGATCTCCGAGACGCGCTTCGCCCCCGACGAGGTAATGCTTCAGAACGACAACCTGCGGGTAAGCGCCGGGGCCACCCGCAAGCCTATTTTTACACTCCGGTATACGGCTGGCGTACGGGAGGTGCTGGGCGGAGATTTTGCCTACCACCGCGTGGCGTTGAACATGAAACATTCGTTCCGGATGGGCGTGCTGGGTCGGACATACTATACGATTGGGGGAGGAATCATTCCGTCGACAGTACCGTATCCGCTGCTATACACACCCCTCGGCAACGAGTCGATCTTTTACGTCGGCAACGCCTACAACCTGATGAACTACTTCGAGTTTGTCTGCGACCGCTGGGCAACGGTTCAGTTCGAGCATAACTTTGGCGGACTGCTGTTCAATCGATTGCCGGTGCTGCGGCAATTGAAATGGCGCGAACTGGTTACGGCGCAGGTGCTGGTCGGCAGCGTTTCGCAGGCGAACCTGGCCACCATTCCGGCGCTCGATGCGCAGGGGCGTTCGGTCGAGGGTTTCAATTCCCTCAACCGAACGCCGTATATTGAGCTGGGTTACGGTATCGACAATATCTTCAAAGTTCTACGCGTAGATGCCATTCACCGGCTTACGTACCGCGACAACCTCGGCCGGACAGGGGTTCCCGTAACGCCATTTGCCATCAAGATATCGGGCTGGCTATCCTTCTAA
- a CDS encoding SDR family NAD(P)-dependent oxidoreductase — protein MGTKNKIAIVTGGSRGMGRDMVLNLAKKGSNIIFTYHSNKTAAHSLIAEVKALGQSAIALKLDVSNLSTFDTYVEQVKQHLEQEGVTNFDYLVNNAGTGMFQFFATTTESQFDEMLNVHFKGVFFLTQKLLPIMNDGGRIVNISTGLTRSTVPGVSAYACMKGAVEVLTKYLAKELGGRKITINTVAPGPIATDFGGGGNKNPEVQKSFVSITALGRVGVPEDVGATVAYLCSDEAGWITGQRIEISGGMAL, from the coding sequence ATGGGTACAAAAAATAAAATCGCTATTGTTACAGGTGGCAGCAGAGGAATGGGCAGGGATATGGTTTTGAACCTGGCTAAAAAAGGCTCCAACATCATCTTTACCTATCATAGTAATAAAACAGCGGCACACAGCCTAATTGCCGAAGTAAAGGCATTGGGACAATCTGCAATTGCTTTAAAATTAGATGTAAGTAATCTTAGCACATTTGATACTTATGTTGAGCAAGTGAAACAACATTTAGAGCAGGAAGGAGTAACAAACTTTGACTATCTGGTAAACAATGCGGGAACAGGTATGTTTCAGTTTTTTGCTACCACTACCGAAAGCCAGTTTGACGAAATGCTGAATGTGCATTTTAAGGGTGTGTTTTTCCTTACACAAAAATTATTACCAATAATGAATGATGGGGGAAGAATTGTAAATATTTCAACTGGGCTTACAAGGTCAACTGTTCCAGGTGTTTCCGCCTATGCATGCATGAAAGGTGCTGTAGAAGTGCTCACAAAATATTTGGCGAAAGAATTGGGTGGGAGAAAAATCACTATCAACACGGTCGCACCCGGTCCAATTGCTACAGATTTTGGCGGTGGTGGTAATAAGAACCCTGAAGTTCAAAAAAGTTTTGTAAGCATAACTGCTTTAGGTAGAGTTGGCGTACCTGAAGATGTTGGTGCTACAGTTGCTTATTTATGCAGCGATGAAGCTGGTTGGATAACTGGGCAGCGAATAGAGATTTCTGGCGGAATGGCTCTATAA
- the arr gene encoding NAD(+)--rifampin ADP-ribosyltransferase yields MNHDLAGSSTVEPSDKGPFYHGTKADLQVGDFLTAGYKSNYKSELTMNHIYFTALVNGAGLAAALATGDGQERVYVVEPTGSFENDPNVTNKKFPGNPTRSYRTRAPLKIIGEVTDWVRQTPEQLQQWREKLASNKGEIIN; encoded by the coding sequence ATGAATCATGATTTAGCAGGTTCATCCACGGTTGAGCCGTCTGACAAAGGCCCTTTTTATCACGGTACGAAAGCCGATCTGCAGGTTGGGGATTTTCTGACAGCCGGATACAAATCTAATTACAAGTCGGAACTCACCATGAATCACATTTATTTCACTGCTCTGGTAAACGGTGCGGGACTTGCTGCGGCATTGGCTACTGGTGATGGACAGGAGCGTGTTTATGTAGTTGAACCGACAGGGAGCTTTGAAAATGACCCCAACGTTACCAATAAAAAATTTCCGGGCAATCCAACACGTTCCTATCGCACCCGAGCACCCCTGAAAATCATTGGTGAAGTCACAGATTGGGTAAGACAAACACCGGAGCAACTTCAGCAATGGCGTGAAAAGTTAGCCAGTAATAAAGGAGAAATTATCAATTAA
- the pgmB gene encoding beta-phosphoglucomutase, with translation MPITAFLFDLDGVIVDTAIYHYQAWKRLANELGFDISEEFNERLKGVSRTDSLDIILEHGGLTLPDEEKTQLAAQKNQWYLELVSRMTPEDILPGVANFFSQVRKANLLTAIGSVSKNAPLILERIGLSDTFDAIIDGTKISKGKPDPEVFTKGAAELGVSPAECVVFEDAVAGVEAGRRGGMFVVGLGSPDVLTQADLVAPSLEHLSVQEVLDRAQAVS, from the coding sequence ATGCCTATTACTGCTTTTCTGTTTGACCTCGACGGTGTCATTGTCGATACCGCTATCTATCACTACCAGGCCTGGAAACGGCTCGCCAATGAGCTGGGCTTCGATATTTCGGAGGAGTTTAACGAACGGCTCAAGGGCGTCAGCCGGACCGATTCCCTGGATATTATTCTCGAACACGGTGGCCTGACCTTACCCGACGAAGAAAAAACGCAGCTGGCCGCGCAGAAAAACCAGTGGTACCTGGAACTGGTCAGCCGCATGACGCCGGAAGACATTCTGCCGGGCGTAGCGAACTTCTTTTCGCAGGTCCGCAAGGCTAATCTGTTGACGGCCATCGGCTCGGTCAGTAAGAATGCGCCCCTGATTCTGGAACGGATCGGGCTGAGCGATACCTTCGATGCCATCATCGATGGTACCAAAATCAGCAAAGGCAAGCCTGACCCGGAAGTGTTTACCAAAGGCGCGGCCGAATTGGGCGTCAGTCCGGCCGAATGTGTGGTGTTTGAAGATGCCGTTGCGGGCGTAGAAGCTGGCCGACGGGGCGGTATGTTTGTGGTTGGTCTGGGCTCGCCGGATGTTCTTACCCAGGCTGATCTGGTTGCGCCCTCCCTGGAACACCTGAGCGTTCAGGAAGTCTTAGACCGGGCGCAGGCTGTCAGCTAA
- a CDS encoding helix-turn-helix domain-containing protein, protein MNSSKPEHPLICVIDYSQSTFPEYTEECSFVFDFYSIILKRNMGYKFHYGQTTYDFDEGVMSFVAPGQVIRIENSHVENRKCNGYILLFHPDFLWEHSLHKNITQLDYFGYSVNEALFLSDKEEKSIIQIFKNIQQEYHSNIDRFSHDIIITQIELLLKYSDRFYHRQFLTRRKPSNQLLTKVEDYLNEYFANDDLLTEKGIPTVQQVAEAVFVSPNYLSTLLKSLIGKNTQTLIQEKLLEKAKQKLSTTQLTVSEIAYQLGFEHSQSFSKFFKGKLNQSPIKYRQSFN, encoded by the coding sequence ATGAATTCATCTAAGCCTGAGCATCCTTTGATTTGTGTGATTGATTATTCACAATCTACATTTCCTGAATATACAGAAGAATGTAGTTTTGTGTTTGACTTTTATTCCATTATTTTAAAGAGAAATATGGGATATAAATTTCATTACGGGCAAACCACTTATGATTTTGATGAAGGTGTAATGTCGTTTGTAGCGCCTGGGCAGGTGATTCGTATAGAGAACAGCCATGTAGAAAACCGTAAGTGCAATGGGTATATTTTACTTTTTCACCCTGACTTTCTATGGGAACATTCTTTACATAAAAACATAACTCAGCTGGACTATTTTGGTTACAGTGTGAATGAAGCCTTGTTTCTTTCTGACAAAGAAGAAAAAAGTATTATCCAAATATTTAAAAACATTCAACAGGAGTATCACAGCAACATAGACCGATTTAGTCACGACATTATTATTACCCAAATAGAGTTATTACTAAAATACAGTGATCGTTTTTATCATCGTCAATTTCTTACAAGGCGAAAACCAAGTAATCAGTTGCTGACTAAAGTAGAGGATTACTTAAATGAATATTTTGCCAATGATGATTTACTGACTGAAAAAGGCATACCAACTGTACAGCAAGTTGCGGAAGCTGTGTTTGTATCGCCCAATTATTTAAGCACCTTGTTAAAATCTTTAATTGGCAAGAATACACAAACGCTGATACAAGAAAAATTACTTGAGAAAGCCAAACAGAAGCTATCTACTACGCAACTTACTGTAAGTGAAATTGCCTACCAATTGGGTTTTGAGCATAGCCAAAGTTTCAGTAAGTTTTTTAAGGGCAAGTTAAATCAGTCGCCTATTAAATACAGGCAATCGTTTAACTGA